The sequence below is a genomic window from Lolium perenne isolate Kyuss_39 chromosome 4, Kyuss_2.0, whole genome shotgun sequence.
AGAGAAAAAAAAAGGAATAAGGGGGATTCGATCGATCTAAATTAACACCAAACACATGAAAGACAGGATCAAAAAGATTACCTCAACCATCAATCCCTGCCTCCTGATTCGTTTTCTCTCTCCTGCACCTCTTCCTGTCCTCCCCGAGCCGCCGCCTCGATCTCCACCATGCCGTCGTCGCACCTCCTCCTCTCCTGCCCAGGACCGCCGTCGTCGCGCCTCCCGGCActgcgccggcctggtcgccgcgcCGCTCCGTCCCGAGCGTCCGGTGTCGCCGCGCCGCTCCGTCCCGAGTGTCCGGTGGTCAGACCGGGGTGGCTCAGCGGTCGTCGCCCTCGACGCGCCAAACGGGGACCGGAGTCGGAGCACATGGCCTCCATGGCGCtggccgggaggaggaggagaggattgGGGAAGGAGGAAGGAGGTGCTGATTGGGGatgggagaggaggaggaggcgtgcATTGGGGGCTAGGATTTTCACCCGGTCCAAAACAAGGTGAAAGAAGGCGACCTGAGCCAGCCCCGTTCCGTGTCTCTGGCGGGAGGCCCCACGCGCAAGATGGCCCAGCGGTCATGTACCCAGCAGCAGGCAGCAGGTAACAAAAGTAATAACCGGATCGGATGGCTGTGGGTGAAAGTGGGATCGATTTTTTTACTGTTCGGGAGGATCGAACGGCCAACGAAGAGTGCCCCCTGAGGACCATCTGGCTGGGCGGGTAGTGTTGTAACATTTATAGGAGAAATTCACATGGTGAGGCAGGCGACGTAGAGCGTGATGCCGCAGAGTCCCCGCGGGTTCACGGTAGATAGGCGGTACGTTACAAGTGCACGATGCCACGATGGAGTATATATATAGATGCCGCATGCAGTAAGCTAGTACGGGTAGGCGACGTCGAGCGTGATGCCGCAGATCCCGGGTCCTCCGACGTCGCGGCGCATCCGGATGTATCCACCCTCGCCCCACGTCTGCCCCCACGAGTTCTTGACGATCCAGTACTTGGCCCCCGTGGAGGGGTCGGTGCCGTAGCCGACGACGGTGACGGCGTGCGCCAGCCGCGTCCCGCAGGGTCCCGAGTAGACGCCGCTCTTGTAGAACTGCATGCCGCTGCCGACCTCGATTGCCACCCCCACCGGCTGCCCCGCCACCGCCTTCTGCATCACCAGCTCGTTCCTCGGCCCGATGGCCCCTTGCCCGGTGATCTTGGCGGCGATGCGCGCGGACTTGGCGCGGTTGCAGGGGCCTCGCACCGCCCTGTACGGGTACTCCGCCTCTGTGGTGAGCCCGCCGTTCTCGACCACCCACTTGTAGCCCCTGTGGTAGGACCCCAGGTTGCACCCGCCGTCGTACTGGTCGCAGTCCACCAGCTGCTGCTCCGACAGGGACACCAGCTTCCCCGTCTTGATCCAGTGTAGAGTCTCGATCGTCGCCACCGTCACGAACGCCCAGCAGCTGGCTGCATGCGTGCATCCGGAAACAAAATCATGCATGGTTAAAGGAGAGCTCATATATAGTGCTCCACAAGGTAGAAATTTGGGGACCAGGTCATCACAATTTACGTACAGCATGACGAGCTTTGGGACTTGGGTGGCACCACGGCGCCTTTGGCCCTCCAATCCACGctgggcggaggcggtggcgacgataCCTCCAACGAGTCGTCGCCGCTGCCAGAAGACCtcaggtcgtcgtcgtcgccgccgccgccggcggtcgTCTTGATGTCCGAGGCGTCATCGTGACTACTGCGATGCTCGGCGTCGTAGGACGTGTACCTTGCCAGGAACTCATCCTGGGTAAGGTCGGCGAACTGGTTCTCGCCGAGTTCGTAGCTGAGGTCGCCGCGCCGGTTGGTGGCGTCGATGTACTCCACGTTATCGCGGTACACCTCGAAGCGATGCAGCCTCTCCTCCGCGCTCAGGTACGTGCGGTTGTGCGTGGCCTGCCACCCGAGGAACCTGTCCATCATCAGCATGTCTCCTGCGTCCACCCGGCCGCTCGACGCCGCAGGGAAGGCGGCGAACAGGCCGCGGATGAGCAGAATTGCAGTGATCAACGGCCATGTGCCAGGGGAGAGAGCCATGTCGATCGATCTGCACACTTGCTGTCTGCTTAAACATGCCATGCCTTTATATAGTGCTCGATCGCCTGGAGCGCGGGAACATGGCTTTAGGCAGTACCGGGTTGGCTGTCGGCCGGTGCGGATCGACGAGATCGGCCGGCGacgaatgcatgcatgtatgctggtgctggcgatgcACGCAGTTGAGGAATGGTAACGATCTACATTTCCTCTTGGTGTCTCGAAGCGGTGTAGATATATGAGCCATGGCGCACGAAAGAGTTGGTTAGGTTGCGTTGCCGTGCACACTAAATTAGGGCGACCTCAATGTACATCGGCCGAACACCGGTTTGTCTACTAACTTGTGCACCTTGTGGCCTTCCATTTCTGTCAACATTTCGTCTTGTAGCACAGTGTACACACATCAAGTTTCAATTTAGCTGTGTTTCAGCTACTAGAGTGGAACCTAAATGcagattattattattattattattattattattattaatgAAGTGTGTGTTCTCCCTGCTAATAAGTATTTAGTATCTTATTGAGTTGTTTAATAGGAAATAATAATAGTAATAATGATAGTAAAATAATTAAACTTGTCAGCTGATACATGTAAAATATATCCATAAACACTACAGTTTATTGTGTCATATTTCTACATATTTGCACCATAACAAATGTTCCTACCATGGGTACGTTTACATGGATTTTCCACCAAGACccattttattttggttttagctCTAAAGAATAGGAACCTTGTTGTGTTTATTTT
It includes:
- the LOC127332539 gene encoding fruit bromelain-like encodes the protein MALSPGTWPLITAILLIRGLFAAFPAASSGRVDAGDMLMMDRFLGWQATHNRTYLSAEERLHRFEVYRDNVEYIDATNRRGDLSYELGENQFADLTQDEFLARYTSYDAEHRSSHDDASDIKTTAGGGGDDDDLRSSGSGDDSLEVSSPPPPPSVDWRAKGAVVPPKSQSSSCSSCWAFVTVATIETLHWIKTGKLVSLSEQQLVDCDQYDGGCNLGSYHRGYKWVVENGGLTTEAEYPYRAVRGPCNRAKSARIAAKITGQGAIGPRNELVMQKAVAGQPVGVAIEVGSGMQFYKSGVYSGPCGTRLAHAVTVVGYGTDPSTGAKYWIVKNSWGQTWGEGGYIRMRRDVGGPGICGITLDVAYPY